In Apis cerana isolate GH-2021 linkage group LG6, AcerK_1.0, whole genome shotgun sequence, the following are encoded in one genomic region:
- the LOC107993802 gene encoding catalase, which translates to MTKTSSGFIPVIRPFSLDRALIRNTTVLARIYHTSLDSDDKSSLLLRLISCCLKRTRTSVQSTLAFRRLSLRRYCCKNEIEDDTMTEIKRNPAADQLIDYKKNLKPDCPIFLTGSGTPISKKASLTVGPNGPILLQDYVFLDELSHFNRERIPERVVHAKGAGAFGYFEVTHDITKYSKAKVFSSIGKRTPIAVRFSTVGGESGSADTVRDPRGFAVKFYTEEGVWDLVGNNTPIFFIKDPIYFPSFIHTQKRNPVTHLKDADMFWDFLSLRPESTHQVMFLFSDRGIPDGYRHMNGYGSHTFSLVNAKDETVYCKFHYKTDQGIKNLPVDKAAELSASTPDYAIQDLYNAIAKNQYPTWTFYIQVMTPTQAKSFKWNPFDLTKVWPHDEYPLIPVGKLVLNRNPENYFADIEQIAFDPAHMVPGIGASPDKMLQGRMFTYGDAHRHRLGPNNLQLPVNCPFKEISVINYQRDGQATINNQNGAPNYFPNSFGGPRECPAVAPPKYFVSGDVGRYDVDPKEDNYGQVTLFWRNVLDDKEKSRLVNNLVQNLSNASTFIVERAVKNFTEVDADLGLRLTEGLHNKGVLINRYNKTARL; encoded by the exons ATGACGAAGACAAGTTCGGGCTTTATTCCGGTCATTCGACCGTTTTCATTGGATCGAGCGTTGATACGTAATACTACTGTTCTCGCACGCATTTACCACACATCGCTCGACTCAGATGATAAAAGTTCGTTATTATTGAGATTGATCAGTTGTTGTTTGAAACGCACGCGAACAAGTGTGCAGAGCACCCTGGCTTTTCGTCGATTATCATTACGAAGATATTGTTGCAAGAACGAAATTGAAGACGATACGATGActgaaataaaacgaaatccTGCTGCTGATCAGTTAATCGActacaagaaaaatttaaag CCTGATTGCCCAATATTCCTTACTGGAAGTGGAACACCGATTTCGAAGAAAGCCAGTTTGACGGTAGGACCAAACGGTCCTATATTACTTCAAGATTACGTTTTTTTAGATGAACTATCGCATTTTAATAGAGAAAGGATTCCGGAACGTGTAGTCCATGCTAAAGGAGCTG GTGCATTCGGTTATTTCGAAGTTACTCATGATATTACGAAATACTCTAAGGCAAAAGTTTTTTCCTCAATTGGAAAACGAACTCCCATCGCAGTAAGGTTTTCCACTGTGGGTGGCGAAAGTGGTTCCGCAGATACTGTCAg aGATCCTCGTGGTTTCGCAGTTAAATTTTACACCGAAGAGGGTGTTTGGGATTTGGTCGGTAACAATACACCAATATTCTTCATTAAAGATCCCATATACTTTCCGAGTTTCATTCATACTCAGAAAAGAAACCCTGTTACACATCTGAAG GATGCTGATATGTTTTGGGACTTTCTCTCTTTAAGACCTGAATCAACTCACCAAGTCATGTTTCTATTTTCGGATAGAGGTATACCCGATGGTTATCGTCATATGAATGGTTATGGTTCTCATACGTTCTCACTGGTGAATGCCAAGGATGAAACAGTTTACTGTAAATTCCATTACAAg acCGACcaaggaattaaaaatttaccagTAGACAAGGCGGCTGAATTAAGTGCTAGCACTCCCGATTATGCGATTCAAGATCTTTATAATGCAATCGCCAAAAATCAATATCCAACTTggacattttatattcaagtGATGACTCCAACACAAgcaaaatctttcaaatgGAATCCTTTTGATTTAACCAAG gTATGGCCGCATGATGAATATCCACTCATTCCTGTCGGTAAATTAGTATTAAACCGAAATCCTGAAAATTACTTCGCTGACATAGAACAAATAGCCTTCGATCCGGCTCATATGGTACCTGGTATTGGAGCAAGTCCTGACAAAATGCTACAAGGTCGAATGTTCACTTATGGTGATGCTCACAGACATCGTCTTGGCCCGAACAATTTGCAATTACCAGTGAATTGTCCATTCAAA gaaaTTTCTGTAATAAACTACCAACGCGATGGCCAAGCgactataaataatcaaaatggtGCACCAAACTATTTTCCTAATAGTTTTGGTGGGCCTAGAGAATGTCCAGCTGTAGCTCCTCCGAAGTATTTTGTGAGTGGCGATGTAGGTCGTTATGATGTAGATCCAAAGGAGGATAATTATGGACAAGTTACTTTATTCTGGAGAAATGTTCTCGATGATAAAGAGAAAAGTAGATTAGTGAACAATTTAGTACAAAATCTTAGCAATGCATCGACGTTTATCGTTGAAAGAGCCGTAAAGAATTTTACGGAAGTAGATGCTGATCTTGGATTAAGACTTACAGAAGGTCTTCATAATAAAGGTGTATTAATCAATCGTTATAACAAGACAGCtagattgtga